From a single Nicotiana tomentosiformis chromosome 2, ASM39032v3, whole genome shotgun sequence genomic region:
- the LOC104109167 gene encoding CBL-interacting serine/threonine-protein kinase 12-like, with translation MAGTTTAGDTSTSSRSNLAPTKSLSKKENQGLLLGRYEIGKLLGHGTFAKVYHARNVKTNESVAIKVIDKEKILKVGLIDHIKREISILRRVRHPNIVQLYEVMATKAKIYFVMEYVKGGELFNKVAKGRLKEEVARKYFQQLISAVAFCHARGVYHRDLKPENILLDEDGNVKVSDFGLSAISEQIKQDGLFHTFCGTPAYVAPEVLARKGYDAAKVDIWSCGVILFVLMAGYLPFHDQNIMAMYKKIYKGEFRCPRWFSPELTRFLRQLLDTNPETRITIQEVMNNRWFKKGFKHVKFYIEDDKLCSVNDDDYDGGADYSSDRSESESEMEMRRKPATLPRPASLNAFDIISFSRGFDLSGLFEEGGDGARFVSGAPVPKIISKLEEIAKVVSFAVRKKDCRVSLEGSKEGEKGPLTIAAEIFELTPSLRVVEVKKKGGDRVEYEEFYNRELKPGLQNLSLEVGDPIHSSYLPSDTE, from the coding sequence ATGGCCGGTACCACTACCGCCGgcgacaccagcaccagcagtagAAGCAACCTAGCGCCGACAAAAAGTCTGAGCAAAAAGGAAAATCAAGGACTTTTATTGGGTAGGTACGAAATTGGGAAATTACTTGGGCATGGTACGTTTGCTAAGGTGTACCACGCTAGGAATGTGAAGACAAATGAGAGCGTTGCTATAAAAGTTATTGATAAAGAAAAGATCTTGAAAGTTGGTCTTATTGATCACATAAAACGCGAGATCTCAATTTTAAGGAGAGTTAGGCACCCAAACATAGTCCAATTGTACGAAGTTATGGCCACAAAGGCCAAAATCTACTTTGTCATGGAGTATGTTAAAGGCGGTGAGCTTTTTAACAAAGTTGCTAAAGGCAGGCTTAAGGAGGAAGTTGCTAGAAAATATTTCCAGCAGTTAATCTCTGCTGTAGCCTTTTGTCATGCTCGTGGTGTTTACCATAGGGACCTAAAGCCTGAAAATATACTGTTAGATGAAGATGGGAATGTGAAAGTTTCTGACTTTGGCCTTAGTGCCATTTCAGAGCAGATAAAACAAGATGGTTTGTTTCATACTTTTTGTGGTACCCCGGCCTATGTGGCGCCGGAGGTGTTAGCTAGAAAGGGTTATGATGCAGCCAAAGTTGATATTTGGTCATGTGGTGTTATTCTCTTTGTGCTAATGGCAGGGTATTTGCCATTTCATGATCAGAATATTATGGCTATGTATAAGAAGATATATAAAGGTGAATTTAGATGTCCTAGATGGTTTTCGCCTGAATTGACTAGGTTTCTAAGACAACTTCTTGATACTAATCCTGAAACTAGGATCACTATTCAGGAGGTTATGAACAATAGGTGGTTTAAGAAGGGTTTTAAACATGTCAAGTTTTATATTGAGGATGACAAGTTGTGTAGTGTTAATGATGATGATTATGATGGCGGGGCTGATTATTCGTCTGATAGATCGGAGTCTGAATCTGAAATGGAGATGAGAAGGAAGCCGGCTACTTTGCCTAGGCCAGCTAGCTTGAATGCATTTGATATCATTTCATTTTCCCGAGGTTTTGATTTGTCTGGTTTGTTTGAGGAGGGAGGAGATGGGGCAAGGTTTGTATCCGGGGCTCCCGTGCCCAAGATCATAAGTAAGTTGGAGGAAATTGCTAAAGTTGTGAGCTTTGCAGTGAGGAAGAAGGATTGTAGAGTGAGTTTGGAGGGGTCTAAGGAGGGTGAAAAGGGACCATTGACAATTGCAGCTGAGATATTTGAGTTGACGCCGTCGCTGAGAGTTGTTGAGGtgaagaagaaaggaggagatAGAGTGGAGTATGAGGAGTTTTACAACAGGGAATTGAAGCCAGGGTTACAGAATTTATCGCTTGAAGTTGGAGACCCTATCCATTCATCTTATTTGCCATCAGATACTGaatag
- the LOC104109166 gene encoding CBL-interacting protein kinase 5: MTTKNEKKGNILMQRYEIGKLLGKGTFAKVYHARNLKTGESVAVKIIDKEKVMKVGLIDQIKREISVMRLIKHPNVVQLYEVMASKTKIYFAMEYVRGGELFNKVAKGRLKEDAARKYFQQLIAAVDFCHSRGVYHRDLKPENLLLDEGGNLKVSDFGLSALLDSKRQDGLLHTTCGTPAYVAPEVINKRGYDGEKADIWSCGVVLFVLLAGYLPFHDQNLMEMYKKISKGEFKCPQWFHPEVRKLLSRILDPNPSSRITLTKLMDNYWFKKGFKQIDKTTNPGKEQLESPRSVLDIEDHNSDGEGPSNPKKDQDSTTMKPTCLNAFDIISLSPGFDLSGLFEKEKERKSDARFTAKKPASIIVSKLEEVASNESFNVKKKDGTVTMQSIKEGRKGQLAIDAEIFEITPSFHVVEVSKKSGDTMEYKKFFDQGLKTSLKDIVWTWQGCDQQQQQVDQNQERN; the protein is encoded by the exons ATGACAACGAAGAACGAGAAGAAAGGCAACATTCTGATGCAAAGGTATGAGATTGGGAAATTGTTAGGCAAAGGCACATTTGCCAAGGTTTACCATGCAAGAAATCTCAAAACTGGCGAAAGTGTTGCTGTAAAGATCATTGACAAGGAAAAGGTGATGAAAGTTGGCCTAATTGATCAAATCAAACGTGAAATCTCCGTCATGAGGCTAATCAAACACCCAAATGTTGTCCAGCTCTATGAGGTTATGGCTAGCAAAACTAAAATATATTTCGCCATGGAATATGTGAGAGGTGGTGAACTTTTCAATAAGGTTGCTAAAGGCAGGCTTAAAGAAGATGCAGCTAGAAAATACTTCCAACAATTAATCGCTGCAGTTGATTTCTGTCATAGCCGTGGCGTCTATCACCGTGATCTCAAGCCTGAAAATCTCCTCCTCGACGAAG GTGGCAACTTGAAAGTATCTGATTTCGGGCTGAGTGCATTGTTAGACTCAAAAAGGCAAGATGGTCTCCTCCACACAACCTGTGGAACACCAGCCTATGTTGCCCCTGAGGTGATCAACAAGAGAGGTTACGATGGCGAAAAGGCTGACATTTGGTCATGTGGAGTTGTTTTATTTGTTTTGTTAGCTGGTTATCTACCATTTCATGATCAAAACCTAATGGAAATGTACAAAAAGATAAGCAAAGGGGAATTCAAATGTCCACAATGGTTCCATCCTGAGGTAAGAAAGCTCCTCTCAAGAATTCTTGATCCAAATCCAAGTTCAAGAATCACCTTAACTAAGCTCATGGACAATTACTGGTTCAAGAAAGGTTTCAAACAAATTGATAAAACCACAAATCCAGGGAAAGAGCAACTCGAATCCCCTCGTAGCGTTTTGGATATTGAGGACCATAATTCAGATGGAGAGGGACCTTCCAATCCAAAGAAAGATCAAGATTCAACAACAATGaaacctacttgcttaaatgcaTTTGATATCATTTCTCTTTCTCCTGGTTTTGATCTTTCTGGATTATtcgagaaagaaaaagaaagaaaatcagATGCTCGATTTACAGCGAAAAAACCAGCTTCTATTATTGTATCAAAGCTGGAGGAAGTGGCTTCAAATGAGAGTTTtaatgtgaagaagaaagatgggacagTGACAATGCAAAGTATTAAAGAAGGGAGAAAAGGACAGCTAGCTATTGATGCAGAGATTTTTGAGATTACACCTTCTTTCCATGTGGTAGAAGTGTCAAAAAAATCAGGAGATACAATGGAATACAAGAAATTCTTTGATCAGGGATTGAAGACTTCTCTTAAAGATATAGTTTGGACATGGCAAGGTTGTGATCAGCAGCAACAGCAAGTTGATcaaaatcaagaaagaaattAA
- the LOC108947366 gene encoding uncharacterized mitochondrial protein AtMg00810-like, which produces MKDLDELKFFLGIEFARSNKGIFMYQRKYALELIAEADLEGAKPVGTLLELNQKLITVKYDECIKHKESSEDKQLEDPSSYQRLVGRLLYLTMTRPDVAFAVQDIMSNSLPTVTLTWGACIETRRSVTRYLVKFGKSLVSWKSKKQNTVSRQSLSLEAWMLIQHKSHGW; this is translated from the exons ATGAAAGATCTGGATGAGTTAAAGTTCTTCCTTGGCATTGAATTTGCAAGATCAAATAAAGGCATCTTTATGTATCAAAGAAAGTATGCTCTTGAGCTAATTGCTGAGGCAGACCTAGAAGGAGCTAAACCAGTTGGTACTCTACTAGAATTGAACCAAAAACTTATAACAGTAAAGTATGATGAGTGTATCAAACATAAGGAATCAAGTGAGGATAAGCAACTTGAAGATCCCAGCAGCTATCAAAGATTGGTTGGAAGATTATTGTATCTAACTATGACCAGACCTGATGTTGCCTTTGCAGTACAG GACATAATGAGCAACTCACTACCTACTGTGACTCTAACATGGGGAGCATGTATAGAAACAAGAAGATCAGTCACTAGGTACCTAGTCAAGTTTGGAAAGTCTTTGGTATCCTGGAAGTCCAAGAAGCAGAATACTGTCTCAAGACAGAGTCTGAGTTTAGAAGCATGGATGCTTATACAGCATAAATCACATGGTTGGTAG
- the LOC117279818 gene encoding uncharacterized protein yields MTIADYFSKLKYLWDEFDALMPCPGCPCPESKKYSQHFEAHRLMQFLVGLNETYAQARSQIMMMSHVPSINKAYSLLVDQESQRSLATCQQSILVTEGIESTALYSNIGNGASGGNYKFKKSQVQCEYCHCKGHIKENCYKLIGYPPDFKTQRKGPASTPSLYINGASGVDFTASDTTHRNTQPHCELTQANAVYQQNKGGYSCVYPQQQAPNIVPPPQSHSTLAFFTKEQYQQILQLLSKGNEEAPGSSSRLAATCTLTLMTNFVNKKWIIDTGASNHTTSRIDMLNSHSSINKGNKNIVHLPNGEMVYVTHKGEATILKDHTISNIMISTVVSVKYLRTDNGSEFFSNEFTCMLTTLGIMHQSSCVYTPQQNIVVERKHRTILEMAKCLRFQASIPLRFWGECVTTIVYLINRLPFKVIGYNKPFEVLYLHLPSLHHLRVFGCLCYASSPKVHDKFSPRAIPTVLMGHSSTQKRYILYDLSSRTFLVNKNVIFQENIYPLKHIKQVGNPLFPVLEFVLVALDNSVTPYYSSLKCDTILFSSLRR; encoded by the exons ATGACAATtgctgactatttttctaaactGAAATATTTGTGGGATGAATTTGATGCACTCATGCCTTGTCCTGGTTGCCCGTGTCCTGAATCTAAGAAATATTCTCAGCATTTTGAAGCTCATAGATTAATGCAGTTTCTGGTAGGTTTAAATGAAACCTATGCCCAAGCCAGAAGCCAAATTATGATGATGTCTCATGTGCCTAGTATCAACAAAGCGTATTCTCTGCTTGTTGATCAAGAAAGTCAGAGAAGTCTTGCAACCTGTCAGCAGTCTATACTAGTTACTGAAGGGATAGAAAGCACAGCATTGTATAGCAATATAGGAAATGGAGCTTCAGGTGGTAACTACAAATTCAAGAAAAGTCAGGTTCAATGTGAATATTGTCATTGCAAGGGGCACATCAAAGAGAATTGCTACAAACTCATAGGATATCCACCTGACTTCAAGACCCAGAGGAAAGGTCCTGCATCTACCCCTAGTCTGTATATCAATGGTGCCTCAGGTGTTGACTTTACTGCAAGTGATACTACTCACAGGAACACTCAACCACATTGTGAACTCACTCAAGCCAATGCTGTTTATCAACAAAACAAAGGAGGATATTCCTGTGTTTATCCACAGCAGCAGGCTCCTAACATTGTACCCCCTCCTCAGTCTCATTCAACTCTTGCTTTCTTTACTAAGGAACAATATCAGCAAATTCTTCAGCTATTGTCAAAGGGGAATGAGGAAGCTCCAGGATCATCTAGTAGGTTGGCTGCAACATGTACTCTGACTTTAATGACCAACTTTGTCAATAAGAAATGGATCATAGACACTGGTGCTTCAAATCATACGACCTCTAGAATTGACATGCTTAATTCACACAGTTCAATTAACAAAGGAAATAAAAATATAGTTCACTTACCAAATGGAGAGATGGTGTATGTTACTCATAAAGGGGAGGCTACTATTCTTAAAGATCACACTATATCTAACATAAT GATCTCTACAGTGGTCAG TGTAAAGTACTTGAGAACTGACAATGGAAGTGAATTCTTTAGCAATGAATTTACATGTATGTTAACTACTCTTGGGATCATGCATCAGAGTTCTTGTGTTTACACTCCACAACAGAATATAGTTGTGGAAAGGAAGCATAGAACAATCCTAGAGATGGCAAAGTGTCTCAGATTTCAAGCCTCTATTCCTCTAAGATTCTGGGGAGAGTGTGTCACTACAATTGTCTATCTTATCAATCGACTTCCTTTTAAGGTAATTGGGTACAATAAACCTTTTGAGGTACTCTATTTACATCTTCCTTCATTGCATCACTTAAGAGTCTTTGGGTGTTTGTGTTATGCATCCAGTCCTAAGGTACATGACAAGTTTTCACCTAGAGCAATACCAACAGTTCTCATGGGGCATTCATCCACTCAGAAGAGATATATCCTATATGATCTTTCCTCAAGAACCTTCCTAGTCAATAAGAATGTTATATTTCAGGAAAACATCTATCCCCTTAAGCACATTAAACAAGTCGGCAATCCTTTATTTCCTGTGCTGGAGTTTGTCCTTGTTGCTCTTGACAACTCAGTTACCCCCTACTACAGCTCCTTAAAATGTGACACAATCCTCTTCAGCAGCCTCAGAAGATGA